A region from the Acyrthosiphon pisum isolate AL4f chromosome A1, pea_aphid_22Mar2018_4r6ur, whole genome shotgun sequence genome encodes:
- the LOC100159914 gene encoding cuticular protein-like precursor — protein sequence MNGAIFLVCGLCALVAGQNIINKNDISKRSTYDTDNRQGVQLSQGTTDQGTLDQGKLDQGGYDQSAYRQGVTLEQGTLENDQGTHGNAVTVDQGTHDQSTYGQSVQLIQGSHDQGAYGKSVQLNQVTHNQGTYEQAVPVDQGTHDQAINVQGSYDLQGTQVQDAHSENILSDGPAKIQYQEVEKEVVQPYPVEVEKRVPYPVKVEVPVDRPYPVHVPKPYPVPVEKPVPYEIKVNVPQPYTVYKQVPYEVKVPIDKPYTVHVPKPYTVLVEKRVPYEVIKHVPYHVGVFIDRPYTVFMPYEKHVPYMVERPIPYPITVPVDRPYQVIVEKHVPYTVQKPVPYVVHKPVPYKVKVPERIEVPVPYHTASTQTERPFSYDSWMPYRNEFSDKKPGHYFEKSLNHHGYDHKF from the coding sequence ATGAACGGAGCAATATTTTTGGTGTGTGGATTGTGTGCTTTAGTTGCTGGCCAAAACATAAtcaataaaaacgatattagtAAGAGAAGTACGTACGATACCGACAATAGACAAGGAGTACAACTCAGCCAAGGAACAACTGATCAAGGAACACTCGACCAAGGTAAACTTGACCAAGGCGGATATGATCAAAGTGCGTACAGACAAGGTGTGACACTAGAACAAGGAACGCTGGAAAACGATCAAGGAACACATGGAAATGCAGTAACAGTAGATCAAGGGACGCACGACCAAAGCACATATGGACAATCAGTGCAGCTAATCCAAGGGTCGCACGACCAAGGCGCATATGGAAAATCAGTACAACTTAACCAAGTGACGCACAACCAAGGAACATATGAACAAGCAGTTCCAGTAGATCAAGGGACACACGACCAAGCTATAAACGTTCAAGGATCGTACGATTTGCAAGGCACTCAAGTCCAAGACGCACACAGTGAGAATATATTATCAGACGGGCCCGCAAAAATCCAATACCAGGAGGTCGAAAAGGAGGTGGTCCAACCGTACCCGGTCGAAGTTGAGAAACGTGTACCGTACCCGGTAAAGGTCGAGGTGCCTGTTGACCGCCCCTACCCGGTTCACGTGCCCAAGCCATATCCGGTGCCTGTGGAAAAGCCCGTCCCGTATGAAATCAAAGTCAATGTGCCGCAACCGTACactgtctacaagcaagtcccGTATGAAGTCAAGGTACCCATCGATAAACCGTACACCGTCCACGTACCCAAACCGTACACCGTTTTGGTCGAAAAGCGCGTACCTTACGAAGTCATCAAACACGTACCTTACCACGTCGGTGTGTTCATCGACAGACCGTACACCGTGTTCATGCCCTACGAGAAGCACGTACCGTACATGGTGGAGAGGCCGATTCCATACCCGATCACCGTTCCAGTCGACCGGCCGTACCAGGTGATTGTCGAGAAGCACGTACCATACACCGTCCAGAAACCCGTCCCGTACGTCGTGCACAAGCCCGTCCCGTACAAGGTAAAGGTCCCGGAGAGAATCGAAGTCCCGGTACCGTACCATACGGCTAGCACTCAAACGGAAAGGCCCTTTTCGTACGATTCGTGGATGCCGTACCGCAATGAATTCTCTGACAAAAAACCCGGACACTATTTCGAAAAAAGTTTAAACCATCATGGTTATgatcataaattttaa
- the LOC100166051 gene encoding non-classical arabinogalactan protein 31 produces MKVILFSACAFALCVYTLAAEDSAKTAKSEDNQSKRSVSEFNYGYGGGSEISSGGYGHGGSEFASTGYGHGGSDFANAGYGHGGSEIVSGGYGQGDFGAGHGDYSSGNIGGGYSGSYGGHQQSSYHHVPVKTITKNVPQPYPVEVAKPYPYPVKVAVPVDKPYTVEVPKPYAVHVEKPYPVKVPVPHPYPVVKEIHVPYKVPVDRPYPVHVDKPYPVYVEKRVPYPVEKAVHYPVKVPVDRPYPVHVPVEKIVPYPVEKPVHYPVKVPVERPYPVPVVKNIPYPVEKQVPYPVVKEIPYPVKVPVKVEVKVPYPVKTYQPEHHYEHQEHHEEHDYHHGSSGY; encoded by the coding sequence ATGAAAGTAATATTGTTTTCGGCGTGCGCATTCGCGCTGTGCGTCTACACCTTGGCCGCAGAAGATTCGGCCAAAACAGCAAAATCAGAAGACAACCAGTCCAAGAGAAGCGTATCCGAATTCAACTACGGATACGGCGGCGGCTCCGAAATCTCGAGTGGCGGCTACGGACATGGCGGCTCTGAATTCGCAAGCACTGGCTACGGACATGGCGGCTCCGATTTTGCAAACGCTGGTTACGGACATGGCGGCTCTGAAATCGTGAGCGGTGGCTACGGACAAGGAGACTTTGGTGCCGGACACGGTGACTATAGTTCAGGAAACATCGGTGGAGGTTACAGTGGATCATACGGTGGCCATCAACAATCATCGTACCACCACGTACCCGTCAAAACTATTACCAAAAATGTACCACAACCTTACCCCGTGGAAGTAGCCAAACCGTACCCATACCCGGTCAAAGTGGCCGTCCCCGTTGACAAGCCGTACACCGTGGAAGTACCAAAGCCGTACGCTGTGCATGTGGAAAAACCGTACCCCGTCAAAGTTCCAGTGCCCCATCCATACCCCGTGGTCAAGGAAATACACGTACCCTACAAAGTACCAGTAGATCGTCCGTACCCCGTGCACGTAGACAAACCGTACCCCGTGTACGTCGAGAAGCGAGTGCCGTACCCAGTCGAGAAGGCTGTCCACTACCCGGTCAAGGTGCCCGTCGACCGTCCATACCCAGTGCACGTACCAGTCGAGAAGATCGTACCATACCCGGTCGAGAAGCCTGTCCACTACCCGGTTAAGGTTCCCGTCGAACGCCCGTACCCCGTACCAGTGGTGAAGAATATCCCGTATCCGGTCGAGAAGCAAGTGCCGTATCCAGTGGTCAAGGAAATCCCGTATCCAGTCAAAGTTCCCGTCAAAGTCGAAGTAAAAGTACCATACCCAGTTAAGACTTACCAGCCTGAACACCACTACGAACACCAGGAACACCATGAAGAACACGATTACCATCACGGTAGCAGCGGATATTAA